The window TAATTTTGTTTAACTTCATGTAAATAGTGTAAATAAATTTGGTAAATTTGTTCTCAATGTTGTAATTTGATTCATAACATTGTAATTTTTGTTCAAGTACATGTAAAATAAAAGTAGGATATACATCCCAGTACCATAGCTTGTCTCTAGACTTATTGCACACTAGAGACAGGACTACACTATCCAACTAACAAAATTAAAAAGCATATAGAAAATAAACAAACCAGCCTAGGTCGGGCCTAATAAAAGTGCCCAAGCGCAAGCCTCTGTACAGTAAGCAAGGGAAAAACCGCTAACTGCCAACCCTAGCCCAAACCATCGTTAGCCGCCACCCGCGCCACCTTTCCTGCATCGTTGGACTGCCACCCGCATCATGTCGGTATCCTCCTCGTGCCTTGGATATGTGATGCCCCTTCTAGTCATCTCCGTCCCAACATAAGATCCAAGAGATCCGACCAGGATCGGGTCAATTCGGCCATTGCTCCGCGGCTCCGCCATGATCCAAACTCCACCATGATGAAATACCCAAAACACCCCTTTTGCATGTGCAATGATTAGTCAGTCGTACCGTCACATTTATTTCACTTTATGTGTCAGAACCACATCAATAAATGAAATTCTCCTTGTATTGCATCAATTGTCACATAAAACGAGATGCATACATGTACGTAGTGCCTGAAAACATACTTGCCTAAAATTGACTTGTTGGATGGCGAGACACGGTTAGTCGCGTTCTGTTTTAACCTATGCGGCTAGATTGTCCTCGATGATAGTAGAACAATGGCAGTGTTTTTAGTTTGGTTAAAGTTTTCAAATTTCATAGTAGTTAGTTTACTTCTCCATCGATTTCTTTTGGTCGAATCACTGACTTCTCCATTGAGTTGGAGGTTTTGTATTTGTCGTTCAAAATGGTCTTTTAGCGGGGTCAGGGATTTAGTTTGGTCCTCGGTCTTGGTTTTATTATTGTGTGACATTATTCTTGGATATGATTTACCGTTCCATGAGTATTTCTTCTTGTCATTGGGCTGATGAGTTGCCCTTGCATGTGATTTGTAATCTTTATGACATGGTGAGGAAGAATGTGCAGTTCTTCTTGTTATACTAGTGTTTATGATGGCTTATAATGAGTTAATGACTTTAGGTAGATTACTTGATCCGAGTAGCCCGTGGAAATCAGACATATATTGTAGTTAGAGTTATACGTCGTGTTCGTGAAGAGATCGCTTCCACGATTTGTAAACCACAGTTTCTTTTAGGATTTTGGTTCTTTGTCCTTCATGATGTATGTTTCCGATTGCTTGCACAAAGAAGCTGAAAAACTGAAAAAAGGTGAACATGAACGGGATAAATAACCTGAACCGTACAGTTAGCATTTGGTACAATTTGGCTATTGGTTCGCCCTCCTCATTTCTAAATCGAAATCCGGCCTTTTCCGGTCAAATGTGTTTTATTTAGTGACTTGGGTAAAAATAATTCCTATCACGAGTCCTGCAAATCCCAAAATCCTTTTATAATAATGTGGATGAGAAATTAAATCACCCACGGACATTTTGCTCATGCTAGATTTCGTAGGTGATTGACTGATTGCAGCTTATTTATTGCCCCGACTTTGGAGTTATTACCAGACTGGTTGCATTACCGTAGCCCTGGAGCTACACTCAAACATGTCTTACTCCACCATTAAAACCCTCGTAATCTTTGGGGACACAAGTGCAGTAATTCACTCAAAGCTGGATGATGTCAATAATTGCTGAGAGGTTTAGAGCTAGCGGGAGGGAAAGAGCTGAAGATTCAAATATGGTGGGAAATTTTGGAGGTGATCGATGGGGGACCTGTGGGGATGAGCATCATGTGGAAGCACACTCATAGAGTTAACCTCTCTATCACGTGCATTTCCCCTCAGCAATATTACATTACAGAAGAGCAAGATTAAGACCCCTGAGAGCGACTCATTTATTACTTCCTCTCTCTGTTTGGTGGATCGGTTTGGTTTCTGATCTTTTCTGAGGTGTTATATAAGAGAGATCAACTTTGGGAGAGAGGAAGATTTGCCAATTGCCATAACAAGGGCCTCCTGTAAAACCAGAAGCAAGTATCGAATCTGAGAGTTTGTGAGCCTCCGAAAGTAGGTCACATCCATCAGTTTCAAACTGTTCTCTATATACTAGCTGTATATGCACAAACTGTTCACTCACTTTACCCAATATACCTATCAGCAATTTCATTAGATACTGAATTTCAGTATACAATTAGAGCAATCTACGAAATTCTTCAGAGATGTCAATTGACATATTTGATTCTGGAAGTTATGCGTATATATGTAATGAGTTGGACCAAAAACCAGAAACCAAACCGAGTTTGTACTTCGGTTCGCTATGATTTTTTTCGAGTGAACCAAAAACCGAATCAACTCGAATGGAAAACAAACTGAAACTAAGTTATTTATATAGACAAAACCTACTTGGTTAAACCCTAATCCTACTTGGTTGATCGAACATAGAGGGCCTTTAAGAATGAAGGTCATCAACAAATCAGGCAGCAAAGTGAATCCTCCAACTAATTAAACAAGGTTTCGCCACTTTGAAGTAGGGGTTAATCCTCCCTTGGTCCTGTTAGATTGGTGTCCATCGTATCCTAGTCCTACACGGCCAACCAATCTCTAACCCTCAAGATCTTTGTATGAGCTGCACTTGATGAAAATGGCCCGGGGAATTCATGTCACTACAATGTTCAATTCAGCAAGAGTCCATCTTCTTCACATTTCAGGTGATTTGCTGAAGTTGCAAAACAGCATCAAAGGAACCTAAAGTAACAGATGACAAAAAAAAAGAAAAAAAAAAGAAAAAGAAAAAAGGAAATCCTACAGTCGATAGAAAACCAGTAAACTGTGAATCCTGATTTTGGTTGATAATCTAACTAAATAATATCTGGAAAGCTTAAAAAAGAAAAGGTCATTCCATATAAAGCCCAGACACTTCAGTATATTATTATGATGTACAAAAATTCAAAATAACTGAAAGATAAATTGAAGAAATTTGATTACCAGCATCAGAGCAAGAAAGATAGCTGTTTATAGTATGCATACTAAGGGAGCATGGCATTGATCTTCATTGTATAGAGTGGTCCTTTACCTATATCAACAAAATCTGTACTCATAACCTGATCATCTGGTAGATTATGAGATATGAATCTTCATTGGAAATCACTGGATAAGAAAATTTAAATAGTTTTGGTCTTTTATCCTATAAAAGATTGAAGCTGTTATGACAGTAACAGAACGGCTTTAAGGTCTGACAGGAATCATGTTTGTAATAAGAATTATCTATGAAGATCACCCAAAAGACGAAACATTTCAAAACAGTTCATAATTAACACTACATTGTGTGATAAGTTCTCGAAAAAGACTAGTTCCAGAGTAAGAAAGTAAGAAACTATCCACTTAACACTAGAGGGCTCTTGTATGTGTGAAGCCACTTACAGTAAGTAATTGACCACAAAATGGCCATCACATCAGCCGTGGTTTCCAGGTGGTCCTTTAACTACATCCACCACACAAAACATTCACCTCATAATCTGCTCAGCTCTTAAATACTACGAATAAGATCGAGCAGTATTTATACTATATACTAATTCTCAGTTTCGATTTGAACAGTGTTATGAGGTGTGAAATTACAATTTTGTCCTTCTTTCTGTTTTTATTACATCTCTGCCACTCACTTTGACATGCATAATTTACATTTCTGTCCCTACTTTTTGTTTTATTACAAACTTTACAATTTAGGGGTTGAAGTGACCTTTTTATCCATCTTTTTTGTTTTTATATTTGATCCTTTTTTTCACGTTTGTATGCATTTGTCAAGCCCCAAGCAACGCTTAAGTACACCACTTGTCATTTACTAAAAGAGAGCAACAAACAATAATCTACAGCGCATTCGCTCCCACTTTCATTGCACACTATCCTATCACTCACCTTCATGGGTCATGCATCTCTTTTAGATTCCCATCTAGTCGAGGAGTGACATTGACAGACTCAAACTGTTGAAAGGACTAAACAGACTCAAACTGTTGCAAGGACTAAACATTAGCCTTAAGCCCTTAACAGACACAAAAAAGGACTGTTTCTCTACATTTTCCCTTATAAAAGAACAATATATTTTGCATAGATTTCAGTTGTGGGGTACTTTAGGATTATTGCTTCTGAAATTTTTCTGTGGAGGTAGGGTTAAGGAGGAGGACCACCTTATCTCTCATTCCTTATCTGATGGGGACCAAAATTTACATGTTGTCTCCGAGTAACCACAAAGTTTTGCCATTTATTAAGCATGTGGCTGCGTTTTGAATGTATTATTGTGCACAAAACACGATTATGCATTGGTCATGCTAGCTAACCCTAATTCTTAAGAAATCATAAAGATTCATAACTATCATTGTTTTCTTTCAAGTGCATAATAATTCACTAGGAAGCTGGAGATTGTTGGTTACAGGGGCAAAGTCTTCAGTCCCCCACAAAATTTCAACTCAAACCAGGTGTGCTAGACCCATGATTCTTTAGGACATTATTTTTATCAAGTTTTCCGTTTGATTAGAAGAGACTTTAATGTCAAAAGAGAGAAAGAAAAAAGAACAAAAGAACAGAGAAGGATCATCTACTAAGTATGACTTGTGGAATGAACAGAGACCATGCGTATTTCATTTTTGGTGTCAAACTTGGTTCCAGTTATAGATTGTTACCTTTCCATGCAAATAAAACCATGGGTTGAAATCCCTTGCTGGTGGACTTTTCCCCTTTGAATGCTGCCTCAGCACCTTATTTGATCATGATCATGATCATGAAAGGATCCATACGCCGAAGCCAAACATCTTCCTTCACAAAATATCCACTCCATTCCAGCTCTTATATATCTAATCTAGCAAGTGGAGAACAAAAGATCGTTAATCAAAGATCAAAGACAACACTACACATGTATGTAGCACCACTCATAAGTAGCTGAAACCTTGTTCACTATTATCAACTACAAGTCTACAACCCTACCTCAAATTACTCCAGACAACATTCACATCAACAATGGGGACTGTCCCCAAAGTCTCTAACTAGATTGCAAAATAGTTGTCCCACATTGAAAGAGACCAACCCCCTCTAAAATATTTTATCCACACCTAGCCAGCCCACTTGTGGCTCCAAATTATTCATGGGATTAAAAATAACCATGTCCTATAGCCTTCTGCTCCTATGTTTTCATCAAAAAAAAAGAAAAAAGGTCAGCAAGAAGTCGAAGAACAGGCAAATAAGCAGCTGCAAATCTGGCGTGACCATGTTCGCGTATGAGTGCATACTTAATAAGCTCTATACTTTTTTAACTTAAATTATTAGCAGTAGCACACTGGCTGCTCTTAAAAAAAGAATCTGTACACAACATGAGTTGGAGAGCTGAGTAACTACCACGTCATAATCTTTGTTCACCGTTTGCTCACTTGCACTTCCACATGAAATAGCAAGCGTCTTCGTTGGCGAACAACAATCACGAGACTGTTCACCTGTTAAACAAGGAACCTATATCATATGCCATACACATATAATGCAGTTTACAGACCAGATTAGTTAGCAACCAGAACGGATTACCAGCCATCATCAATAGTACAGCAACCAGCAATGACACTGCACACACCCACAAAATGTAGGTTAAAATCAGTTAGATGAATGTACCCTTTTTTTGACATGATCTAGCTTTATTTCAGACACAGAAGTGAAAATATTATCTGTATGGGGTGCTGCCTGAATTCACTGATCCAACACCTTATGCTGATCCAAATTGGAAAAAGACCCCCTTCATGTGTAAAAGTGCTAACTGACAGTTAAAAGATGTGAACTATATTGGTGAAATATAGTTCCTTTACATTCCCCATATAAATGGACAAAGCAGGTTATAAACCTATAAAGAATCCTGCTGGCAATGCTGACATGCTGCTAAGTTTATTGGGGCCTGCAACATGTGATCATCCGGATTGGAATATTGGCTCTCTCCCAATTTGCTGTTAAGAGAGGATCCTCGTTCCATCTTATTGGCTCCACCAAATAGCAAAAAATTAAGTGGTGGATACTGAAAGTGAAATACTTATACGCATAAATTTGGGTCGAGTATCAGATTTCTATGCGTATAAGTATTTCACTTTCAAGGTACTAGTGAAATACTGAGGTGCAAACCCCTCAAGGTACTAGTGAATTCTGCCTCCTAAAGTTGTAGGGTTTCACAGGGGAACCCAGATTCAAGCACGGGTTGCAAAGCAGGTCTGGTTATCAACCAAAAATATATAATTTAAAGGCTAGTGAACCTGCTGCACAGAAAATTCAACCTGCCACCAGATTTCAAATAATCCACACAATGCTGCCTCAATCTATAAGCAAGACAACAGCCAGATATAGACTCAGTTTCATGATTCACAACCACAATCATTCATATCATAAATTATCAAGGATGCATTGAATATTGCATATAAAATTATCAATCCATGATTATGAATCTAAATATGATGAGACATGCTAGCATAAATTGAGCTGGGGGACAGAGTTCGCAATGCTGTTAAGAGTCCTTCAACAAAAAGTTGAGCCTCTCCAATTCCCATTAAACTAATAAAAACTTGTGATCGCAAAATACAGTATTACAGGACCTAATTGAAGATCATTTAAGAACTAGAAGAAACACTACTAGACAACCAGTATGAAGATCAGGATGGACAGTAACCTTGCCTTACCAAATTGAGTTAATACCAAGAAGATATCACACTGAAGAACAATCATCCTGTTCATTCAACAAATAGTGCCATGATGCAATGCAAAATACTATCACAATGTATGAGCCATATGTATGTGCCTGTATATCCAGTTGCCTCCAAACTCAACAAATTCATTTCCGAAAATTTATCCAGTTTAAGACTCGGTTAGACTTATTGAAGTATGTATACATATAGCTACGTAAAGAGGACTAGCGAGATGGAGGAATTATTAGAACTAAAGAATTAATTCTATTCACAAATCAATATCAAGAGCCACCAGAACTTCAAAGAGTATTGACAAGATCAAAACCTACCATTCCCTGAAGCACTAAGAAATAAGTACAAACATTGAATATTAAAAAAAGTTCATAGTTTATAAATCGGATATAAATTACATTTCTATATTTAGAGAAGAGCAATTAAATATCCAACAAGAACAAATCCAATCCACACTAATAACCATCGATGAATTGGAATAAACAAAAAGATGAGATATTTTGGCAATGTACAAATAATCTGTCACAGCCATGCTCTTATATTCTTGGGCCTACAGTGGCTTAATTTAGGCTTATTTCATGTGACTTACAGTAGACTACCTAACTATGAAGTATGAACATAGTATCGATACATAACAAGATAGTTTAAGACCAATTCATGATGCATCATGCCACAACCTGTCTGTCCTGAACAACAATATCTTCTTGGTGCGGTAAAGTAGGGGGTAAGTTTGTTGAGATTAGAATACTACACAATGCACAATCATCTAATTCATGGTGGAGACATATAATATCATTAAAGAAAATAGACCTATCATAGAAAATATAACTACACTACAGAAGCAGGGCATCAATAATAAAGAGTCATAACATTCCTTTTTCAGATAAGATACATATATTATGTCTACGATAAGAAACACTACAGCTAATTCCCTAATCCATAGTGACTACTTATAATTGCTTCCTAAAGTAAACTTGACCAGATTTGTAGAGGACTTGATTGTGATCCAAATCTACACTTTGAAGTTTTCAAGATGTTTTATAACACTAACTTTTGGAAAAGAAACAAAGCACTTGAGATATCACTCTCAAACTCGGTCAACAGTGTGGCTGTTGCATGCTTTTGATCACACAAGCTTAGCAACCAGTCATTTTCTTACCTTTTCAATGCAACCTGCTTATGGACTAATCTGATCATTTTTTTGCCATCGACATTGGACATTTAGACACTGTCCCAAAATCCGGTACCTAATTGTGAAATTGTCAACCCACAAATGAAAGAGACCAACATCCACTCATTTCTTTTAAACCCTCCAAGCCAGTGATTTTGTCCTAAACTTTTTCATAGGACAAATAAGAATCCCATTCCTGAGCCTATATAATTCCTTTAAAGTCCAACAAGAGTTCCATTGAATAAAAATAGTTAACTTTGGCAGATAAATAATTATTCTATAACCCTAAATACCAACATGGCCAGATACCAACATGCCAAAACCCTAAATACTGCCAAAGACATGTATAATGCCAGGATAGTATATCTTCATCACCTAAGCAGAATGCTGCTACTTACTGTGCGCACACACAAAATCTGACGCTGTACAACTACAGTCCTCTCACATTCTATGACTACCGTGTCAAATATCAGTTTTTACCCTCAGCTCAAGTGCATTTCCACAAGAAATACATTGCACCTGCTTATCTGGTCTAGGGATATATATTTAATTCATTATGGATTATTTGGACCATTACAATTTGAAGAAAAGAATCAAAAACAAGTACCAAACTCCGCCTAAACCATTAACTATTTTTGCTGCACTGAATGGATTGATTATTCTTCTTTTTTCTTCTTTTTTTTCACTTCCAGTCATGAGCTTTGTACAAGACTAACAAATATGAAAAGGTATTAATGCATGAATTTTTAGAACTAACACAATTTTTAGGAACCTTTCAATTGTTAATAAAAGTACCCATAAGGTGATCCTATTCATAGGGGCAAGAGGGGCATTTGCCAACCATAGCATCAAAATTTGATTGAAGAACACAAAAGTAAAAGTTAAAAAGTCACAGATATGAACCTGGCTGTAGAGCATTGATGATGCAACCAGATTTCAAGTCTTCAAGACATCCACAAAAGACGAGCCAAGGATCCCTCGAAATCAAAATTCTGCAAGGATCTATCTGTGGACTACAGATGAATTATACTTTTAAGTGTATGAACTAAATAAAACTGAAAATGTCATTAAGAAGTCATAAAACGAGTAGCATTAGAATTGCGCAAAAATAATATTCAAGAGAAAAAAAAAAAAAAAAGAAGAAAGAAGAGGTTAAGTTCAGTATAGTTCAAATAGCCCCAGAACATATAACAAAAGTGACGTGATTCTAAACCTACCATTCTTATAAGCATGAAATAACAAATATTTGATAAATATGGAATTCTACTATTATATGTTCATCAGACATACTAACACTACCATGATAAGCAAATAGCAATTGGAATAATAATTTGGCAGCTGAACTGCGAACATATTGATATACACTTACGGACGCCGTTCATGATGCCACAACCTTTTGTCTTTCCTTTATTTCCCCAGATACCAATGATCATTGGTATTGTCAAGAAATAAAAATGATTGACAAAAGAGAAATAAGACGGTCTGTCATAAACTAAGCACCAAGTTTAGTAGTAGGATAGTATCTGCCCTTATGTGTTTGTGTGTGCGAGGAAAAACTATTATGACAGATCAAGCACTTGTAAAGAACAGCAGATAATGATGAACAATTGATGTTGATTTAAATTATAGGGAATTCATTCAGCTATTGTTAATGTTGTGAAAGAAATCTCATAGTGAGATGGCCGAGAGTGCAATACATCAATACATATGCCTGGATATATCCCTGGATGACAGCTGCATCCCTGCTGGTAAGATGATCAGCTGTTGAAACACCTCTAATCTATACTGCTCGCGCTTCACTACTATTTTCTTGCTAGCAAATAAAGTGATGGACAAATTTAAAAGGTAGCCGATATATAATATCAATGTAATGCATCTCAGATTATATAGTCTAGATAAGTACTGGGATAACAGCAAATTAACTAGTAAGAGTAAAGGCAACTAGTGTAATCTCATGACTTAGTCAACTTCCAGTAGGATTGGAAGTCAAAATGCAACCAAAAGGAAAGAAGAACAGGGCATGATAACGACATTGATAATGAATTGACATACTAGCTGTGGTCCAAGAAAAATGAACAAGTTTTTTATCAAACCACGACTTGTCAACAGAGATTAGAGGAAACGCTGCATGATGGTCTTTTAGTTTAAGCTTCATAGAATCCAGAAACCCTATAAAGACTACACTTGTCATTGTCACCTCATACGAATTTGTCCGCCATCACCACATTCGACTCAATATCCTTGGCATTAGTCCAACCTTTCTTAATAATTCAATCATCTTACACTCATTCCTATGATAATGACCTGGAGAAGAATTCTAACAAGTATGCGTATTTATGTTTTCATATAGCAAGAGAATCCAACTGGAAGAACACCCCTCAATCTTCAATATATTCCTCTAATCATCCATTCTTGTGACAATGACTCAGACACTAATTCCCATGACCATGACCCAGAGAAGAACCTCACAAAAACAAATACACTATCAATTCTTCGTTTTCATATACCAATAGAATCCAACCCACCAATATCCCTTCTAATCATCCATTTGCATAACAATGACACTTGAATAACCCTTCTAACCCATTGAAATTCTCTTTCTGACCATCTCTCCCTACCACCAATCCAAACATCTCCAATCTCTAAATTCTACAGGCTTCCAAACCAACATGTATGGATTAAAACAAACAAAAAGAAGAGCAATTCGAACCATATGCACAAGCAAGAATTAGAAAGAATTAATAAAGCCTAATAATATTGATCAAGCAAACTGTATACAAAATTTACTTAACAGAGAAAGAAATCTATAAGGAGTAGATTTCAACGAAAATATCGAGAAACCTCTAGACCATACAAAATGCCAGCGTACTGCTCTATTCCGCCTTCGCCAAAGTACAGCTCTTTGATCCTCTGGTAGGCATGAAAAGTGAGCAGGCTATCCGACCCGGCCTGGTGACTTTTTCCGATGGCCCGGCCCACATTCAAGGCCTTGCAAACCCCGTCCAATCCACCATAGAGATGAGAACCACAGAACCTGGTCAGATGCTTCACATCGTACCCACCGGAGCCAAAGAACACCTTCACCCGGTTCAAGAAACCAGGCAGGTCCTCCGGCAACGGTTGCTGCGTCAGCATCTTGACCAGGTATCCGAAATCGTAGGCGCTGTGGAACGTGATCCACGTCACGTCTTCGTTGCAGACGAGGCCGGATGACATCATCAGCTGGGCGAATTTGTACGAGTCGATCCCTTTGTCGCGGTTGCGCTCGAAATCGATGCCCTGGCGCTGCAGCAGCTCGATGGAGTCGGGCGCGTGGGGATCACGCCTCACGTCGAAGTCTCTGAAATTGAATTCCCAAATATAACTCATCTCCGATCCTAAACCCGGCAAATTCCCGGCGCGGTCCGAGAGCGTCAAGCCGACCTGGATCAGATTGAGTTCGTCGACGTTCGCCTTGAGAACCAGATAGTTCGCGCCGCGATGATCCAGGCGCCGGAAATTCGGATCCTCGGCGTCGGGTCGCCGGAACTTGGGATCCTCGGCGTTGGGGCGGAACACGACGCCGGGAAACTCCGTGTCCATGGAGATCATCGGGAATTCGTCAATGACGGATCGGATCATATCGAACTCGGCCTCGAGGTTATCGGCCCATACCGATCGGATTCGGATCTCTGAAGAAGAAGGCGGCGGGTCTGATGAGGAAGATAACGACGACATAGCGGTCTTCCAGAGCTTCGAGATCGGACCGGATCTGGATCAGAGTTTCCGATCGGAAAAAATTTGAAATAAATAAAAGCTAGGGATTTCTGGTTTTCTTTTTCTTTTTTTTTAGGGTTTGATTTTCGGTTCTGAAAGACGGAGGAGAAAATAGAAGACAGTTTTATACAGGGCTCGAGATAGAAGAAGAAGAGAGAGAAAGAGACGGTGGAAGACGTGGGGCTCTCGTTTCCCTTTTTTTTTTCTTTTTTTTTTCTTAATTTGGGATTACTAATAGAAAACGGAGGCCTGTGAGCCGTTGGATGGGGAGGTGCAATAATATAGAGGGCGAGAGATGATTTGTTTAAGGGATTAGGGAGTGATTAAAATGGTTATTGTGGGGGATTTGTTTTGTTTAATTTAAATGGCGGAAAAATGGGTTAAAGTTGGGGAGTGGTGGGGTCCATGAAAACTACTGAAGCGACGGTTCTGTGGGCCTGACTGGGTTTGGGTTTTGTCGTGACTTGCTTGGGTCGTCTCGATGCGCATCACCTGGGATGATGGATTGACGTGGGTATTTTACTATAAAATTCGATATTCCTTTCTGGATATGAAATGAATATATGCACGTCAAAATAGATAAATAAAATATTGGAACAAAAAAAATAGATTAATAAAATATTATAACAAAAAATAAAGAAATTAACATATATAATCGGATGTTTGTTCTTTAATCTAGATTTTAGCCAAAAGATGTGTTCACGAAATTGAGGCCGATTCTGAATGAGATGCTGATTTTGAAATACTTCGTGCATGATGATGAGGATTAGAATCGTAGTTCATAAATATAATTTGAACTAACGTTATGGATATTGTAAAAATTCAAGAAACTAATTTAGATTATAAAGTCTAAATTGATATTGTTAAAACTTTATCGTGAACATAATTTGAATTGTGAATATCATTCCAAGGAATCTATGTATTCAAGGAGCAAGAGGCGAGGGATCAATGCCCTTAATGGAGAACCGTGGTTCCTTAACAACTTGATGCTTCTCTTGATGGAATACAACGGAATCCGGGATCTGGCAAAGGTGTTGTTGAATCCCATGTAGGTTTGGGTGGCGATGAAGGGGCTGCGCATAGTTATACACCAATGTTCATGCACTCACCTGACTTGGAACGGTTTGTGAGGCATGATACATGATTTGCAAAGAAAGAATATTGTTCAACAAATGCGGATTGTATGTCACTGCATCTAGGCTCAACGTTCGTACTCTTTATGTGTCAATGGGCGTGGAACTTGAGTTCAAGTATGAGAAATATCACGGTATGTGCCAAGACTGTATGTGGTTTTTTCTGGCATGTAACAAGTGGGTGTGATGGCGTGTTGATGCGACATTGGGAAGCACTTCCCTTACATGTGCAACGACGATAATGCCAGTGAATAGGGTCAAAGTTGAGTCGTTGCGCAGAAATGATGCGGAGCCGACGGTCAAAGTGGGTATTGGTCAGTCGAAAGGTGGGACGCCAGCTGGGTCGGCGATGGATCTATGGGTGGGTTCTGAAACCCCAATTTTCGCAACAGAAACCACGATTTTCTTAGCGGAAACCTCTAATTTGAAATGTGGGTTATCAATTGGGCCGGGTTATGGACTTGATGAGGTGGGCATAGGTGGCAGGCGTATGGGCTTAGAGAGGATTGAAGATGGGCCTTCTAATGTTGGGTTGGTAGTTGAGGCATGTGATGCTCCTCTTACAAATGGGTTTGATGCAGTAGATAACCAAAAATATTGAGGGTTTATGAATGGCGCCATGGAGCGGTGCATAGAGAAGTGGCTGAAATACCTCATGAATTTCATCTTGATGAGCTTGTGGGTCCCGGAGACTATTGGTAAGACTCCAAAGAAGAGAGGTCATCCTAAGGGTAGACGG of the Fragaria vesca subsp. vesca linkage group LG6, FraVesHawaii_1.0, whole genome shotgun sequence genome contains:
- the LOC101313722 gene encoding probable CCR4-associated factor 1 homolog 11-like, coding for MSSLSSSSDPPPSSSEIRIRSVWADNLEAEFDMIRSVIDEFPMISMDTEFPGVVFRPNAEDPKFRRPDAEDPNFRRLDHRGANYLVLKANVDELNLIQVGLTLSDRAGNLPGLGSEMSYIWEFNFRDFDVRRDPHAPDSIELLQRQGIDFERNRDKGIDSYKFAQLMMSSGLVCNEDVTWITFHSAYDFGYLVKMLTQQPLPEDLPGFLNRVKVFFGSGGYDVKHLTRFCGSHLYGGLDGVCKALNVGRAIGKSHQAGSDSLLTFHAYQRIKELYFGEGGIEQYAGILYGLEVSRYFR